A single Tenacibaculum sp. Bg11-29 DNA region contains:
- the yidC gene encoding membrane protein insertase YidC, producing the protein MEQKKFDLNSFIGMLLLGGILLWWMNSRKPEVTPETTTQTEQVSETSAIQNNLTETPILNDSLQQIALRNKLGAFAYGASTGKEGSTFIENDLLKLTIDNKGGQIIEALVKNFKTYDSLPLYLIKDKNASFNINFGTTDNRILNTKDLLFTPTLTKNGETQILSMKLKVSEDKFLEYRYEIKKNDYRVGFAVRSQGLNTVINSSQAINLDWNLKGFRHEKSMKTENMYSYYYYKADNDVDYLQMNDDEAVSDVNWVAYKQHFFSTILSSDTPFNDASLKSVDFVGEEKDTVFTKTYGLKAPLALTNGELNYNMQWFYGPTNYNLLKTYEGTGLDEISDLGWGIFGFLNRTVFYPVFNLLKGFIGNFGLIIILMTIVVRIIMSPVLYKSYLSSAKMKVIRPEMEEINKKFPGKENAMKRQQETMAVQRKAGVSMMSGCIPALLQMPVFFALFKFFPTNIDFRQKSFLWANDLSSYDMIYQLPFSIPFYGDHISLFPILASIAIFFYMKMNQNQQANMQAPTQEGMPDMGKMMKYMIYFSPIMMLFFFNNYASGLSLYYFISNLLTIVIMLIIKNYVIDEAKIHAKIEENKKKPEKAKSKFRERLDNAMKQAQEQQATQKKAKKK; encoded by the coding sequence ATGGAACAAAAAAAATTTGATTTAAATTCCTTTATAGGAATGCTTTTATTAGGAGGAATATTACTTTGGTGGATGAATAGTCGTAAACCAGAAGTAACTCCTGAAACAACTACTCAAACGGAGCAAGTTTCTGAAACTTCAGCTATTCAAAACAATTTAACTGAAACACCTATCTTAAATGATTCGTTACAGCAAATTGCTTTAAGAAATAAACTAGGCGCTTTTGCTTATGGAGCTTCAACGGGTAAAGAAGGAAGTACCTTTATAGAAAATGATCTTCTTAAATTAACTATTGATAATAAAGGTGGGCAAATTATTGAAGCTTTAGTTAAAAACTTTAAAACCTACGATTCACTTCCTTTATACTTAATTAAAGATAAGAACGCTTCTTTTAACATTAATTTCGGAACTACAGATAACCGTATTTTAAATACTAAAGATTTATTGTTTACTCCTACTTTAACTAAAAATGGAGAAACTCAAATACTTTCTATGAAGTTGAAAGTATCTGAAGATAAATTTTTAGAATACCGTTACGAAATTAAAAAAAATGACTATCGTGTTGGTTTTGCAGTTCGCTCTCAAGGCTTAAATACCGTTATAAACAGCTCTCAAGCTATTAACTTAGACTGGAACTTAAAAGGGTTTAGACATGAGAAAAGTATGAAAACTGAAAACATGTATTCATACTACTATTACAAAGCTGATAACGATGTTGATTATCTACAAATGAACGACGATGAAGCTGTAAGTGATGTAAATTGGGTTGCTTATAAACAACATTTCTTTTCTACAATTTTATCTTCAGATACTCCATTTAATGATGCAAGCCTAAAATCTGTTGACTTTGTTGGTGAAGAAAAAGATACTGTTTTCACAAAAACATATGGCTTAAAAGCACCTTTAGCTTTAACAAATGGTGAGTTAAATTATAACATGCAATGGTTTTATGGACCTACAAATTATAACTTATTAAAAACATATGAAGGAACTGGTTTAGATGAAATTTCTGATTTAGGTTGGGGTATTTTTGGTTTCTTAAACCGTACTGTTTTCTATCCAGTATTTAATTTATTAAAAGGATTTATTGGGAATTTCGGATTAATTATCATTTTAATGACAATTGTAGTTCGTATTATTATGTCTCCTGTACTTTATAAATCGTATTTATCTAGTGCTAAAATGAAAGTGATTCGTCCAGAAATGGAGGAAATCAATAAAAAATTTCCTGGTAAAGAAAATGCAATGAAACGTCAGCAAGAAACAATGGCGGTGCAACGAAAAGCTGGTGTAAGTATGATGTCTGGATGTATCCCTGCATTATTACAAATGCCTGTATTCTTTGCTTTATTTAAATTCTTTCCAACAAACATCGATTTTAGACAAAAAAGCTTCTTATGGGCAAATGATTTATCATCATACGATATGATTTATCAATTACCTTTTAGCATTCCATTTTACGGAGATCACATCAGTTTATTTCCAATATTAGCTTCTATTGCTATTTTCTTTTACATGAAAATGAATCAAAATCAACAAGCTAATATGCAAGCTCCAACACAAGAAGGAATGCCTGATATGGGTAAAATGATGAAGTATATGATTTACTTCTCTCCTATTATGATGTTGTTTTTCTTTAATAACTATGCTAGTGGATTAAGTTTATATTATTTCATATCTAACTTATTAACCATTGTAATTATGTTAATTATTAAAAATTACGTGATTGATGAAGCTAAGATTCATGCAAAAATTGAAGAAAACAAAAAGAAACCTGAAAAAGCTAAAAGTAAGTTCCGTGAGCGTTTAGATAACGCTATGAAACAAGCTCAAGAGCAACAAGCAACTCAAAAAAAAGCAAAGAAAAAATAA
- a CDS encoding phospholipase D-like domain-containing protein, whose protein sequence is MRLRNEKDGVSLHVITGTHVVLLCLDVNTEARKELLGFILKRKDLLTGKTTNLKGFKEFEAQENKSDLNLIQTFFWGDYTASPNTTYQYSATPVYGTPKNKKDGTEIIVEISTENPNSGTHGVFFNRGTVGQAYAKKFDNKSPDKVPNNEAYKWLSRGLEEAMLTFISEAKNKDYSLRVAAYEFDHVPVIQALFNASEKGADVKIIYDRSKRGPWESTDKATAKVPGVEKLMIPRSANSSIKHNKYIVLLHKGKPIEVWMGSTNFTKGGIFGQSNVGHIIRDEKIAADYFKYWTRLSENPEMKEIRPENDKHTPTPSGKVAQGITPIFSPREDLSVLEWYGQQIKEANKSIGFTAAFGVNQDFAEIMSKENESLRYILLEHEGKTFDTFKNTKNNRIALGAILNQNEINEEGLKNWETEHLTGLNDHVKYLHTKYLFLDPLSDDPTLITGSANFSEASTKNNDENMVIIRGNTEVVDIYLTEFSRLFNHYEFRDQMANHGLDEAYFSDYLTIDNSWTNIHFKKGTQHYMERELYK, encoded by the coding sequence ATGAGATTAAGAAACGAAAAAGATGGTGTTTCATTACACGTAATAACAGGAACTCACGTTGTACTACTCTGTTTAGATGTAAATACTGAAGCCAGAAAAGAATTACTTGGTTTTATTTTAAAACGTAAAGATCTTTTAACAGGAAAAACAACGAACCTAAAAGGATTTAAAGAATTTGAAGCGCAAGAAAATAAAAGCGATTTAAACCTTATTCAAACTTTTTTTTGGGGTGATTATACTGCAAGTCCCAACACAACCTATCAATATTCAGCCACACCAGTTTATGGAACTCCAAAAAACAAAAAAGATGGAACTGAAATTATTGTAGAAATTTCTACAGAAAACCCTAATTCAGGAACACACGGGGTATTTTTTAATCGTGGTACTGTAGGGCAAGCTTACGCTAAAAAATTTGACAATAAAAGTCCTGATAAAGTACCTAATAATGAAGCCTACAAATGGTTATCAAGAGGTTTAGAAGAAGCTATGTTAACTTTTATTTCTGAAGCAAAAAATAAAGACTACTCATTACGAGTCGCAGCTTATGAGTTTGATCATGTACCTGTAATTCAAGCACTATTTAATGCTTCAGAAAAAGGCGCAGATGTAAAAATTATATACGATCGTTCAAAAAGAGGGCCATGGGAAAGTACAGACAAAGCAACAGCTAAAGTTCCTGGAGTTGAAAAATTAATGATTCCAAGGTCAGCAAACTCTTCTATTAAACATAATAAATACATTGTACTACTACATAAAGGAAAACCAATAGAGGTTTGGATGGGATCTACCAACTTTACCAAAGGAGGAATTTTTGGACAGTCAAATGTTGGACATATTATTAGAGATGAAAAAATAGCTGCTGATTATTTTAAATATTGGACACGCCTTTCTGAAAATCCAGAAATGAAAGAAATTCGTCCTGAAAATGATAAACATACACCAACTCCTTCAGGTAAGGTTGCTCAAGGAATTACACCAATTTTTAGCCCTAGAGAAGACTTAAGTGTATTAGAGTGGTATGGTCAACAAATAAAAGAAGCTAATAAATCTATTGGGTTTACAGCTGCTTTTGGCGTAAATCAAGATTTTGCTGAGATTATGAGTAAAGAAAACGAATCTTTACGTTACATTTTATTAGAACATGAAGGTAAAACATTTGATACTTTTAAAAATACTAAAAACAATAGAATAGCACTAGGTGCTATTTTAAACCAAAATGAGATAAACGAAGAAGGCTTAAAAAATTGGGAAACAGAACACCTTACAGGATTAAATGATCATGTAAAATACCTACATACAAAATACTTATTCTTAGATCCATTATCAGATGATCCAACACTAATAACAGGATCTGCGAACTTCTCTGAAGCTTCAACAAAAAATAACGATGAGAATATGGTTATTATTAGAGGGAATACAGAAGTAGTAGATATTTATCTTACTGAATTCTCTCGTTTATTTAACCATTATGAATTCCGAGATCAAATGGCTAATCACGGGCTCGATGAAGCATACTTTAGTGATTATTTAACTATAGATAACTCTTGGACAAACATTCACTTTAAAAAAGGCACGCAGCATTATATGGAACGTGAATTATATAAATAA
- a CDS encoding TonB-dependent receptor domain-containing protein produces MKKITLIIVILLSISAFSQKPIRSNIPKITLTGKVIEADSKQPLEYATLVLTHLKRKRISGGITDAKGNFSIEVPKGMYAVKVEFIGFKTKNLKNQKLIENTNLGTITLSEDAETLNEVEIIAEKSTVEIRLDKKIYNVGKDMTVKGGTASDVLDNVPSVNVDAAGAVSLRGSENVRILIDGKPSALVGLTGTDALRNLPADAIEKVEVITSPSARYDAEGTAGILNIILRKGKITGFNGSVNLTVGNPDMVRVAPNLNYRTKKVNLFSNIGYSYRKGPGNSQTYFTNFNSDNTIKNYRNEDRVFDRKNKNFNASVGMEYYINDNSSITGNFVYRKSNGNDIATNISTFVDENKILTGTETRIENEDEKGTDKQYSINYTNKLNKSGEKLTIDLQYGDSNEIEKSPVSVNGTLSEDNSQITNSKEKLLQIDYVLPIGENSQFEIGHKAAYQNLDSDFKVNILDPNNNFDPSNAITFDQNIYAFYTQYGSKINKFSYLLGLRAEITDIDLDVLTTNEKSDKNYTEWFPTVNLGYELNDNENLTLGYSRRLRRPRHWFLNPFESRSSATNVFRGNPDLNPTFTSSFDLGYNTKIRKFNLGASLYYKYSTDVIQGVSIIEERNGTNVFVRQPLNLNNEKRYGFEFTSNYNPTKKVRLSASFNYFKFNTDAFSYTHTAQDNSQVTTNLAEVNESSWFARFNARITLPAKIEWQTRIMYRGPQTNAQSDRSGMFMTNLAFSKDILKDKASLVLNVSDLFNSRKRESTTYYGGRENPSTISNGEFQWRERQISLSFTYRFNQKKKRGRPQGGSQNDGGGGFEG; encoded by the coding sequence ATGAAAAAAATTACGCTTATTATTGTTATTTTACTCTCTATTTCAGCATTTTCCCAAAAACCTATTCGTAGTAATATTCCTAAAATAACGTTAACAGGAAAAGTTATTGAAGCTGACTCTAAACAACCGTTAGAATATGCTACTTTGGTATTAACCCATTTAAAAAGAAAACGAATTTCTGGAGGAATAACAGATGCTAAAGGGAATTTTTCAATTGAAGTTCCTAAAGGGATGTATGCTGTAAAAGTTGAATTTATAGGATTTAAAACTAAAAATCTTAAAAATCAAAAACTAATAGAAAACACCAACCTAGGCACAATTACACTTTCTGAAGATGCAGAAACTTTAAATGAAGTAGAAATAATTGCAGAAAAATCAACGGTAGAAATCCGTTTAGACAAAAAGATTTACAATGTTGGTAAAGACATGACTGTAAAAGGCGGTACAGCTTCTGATGTTTTAGATAATGTACCTTCTGTTAATGTAGATGCTGCAGGTGCTGTTAGTTTACGTGGTAGTGAAAACGTACGTATTTTAATTGATGGAAAACCATCTGCTTTAGTTGGTTTAACAGGTACTGATGCTTTAAGAAACCTTCCTGCTGATGCTATTGAAAAAGTAGAAGTGATTACCTCACCTTCTGCACGTTATGATGCTGAAGGAACTGCTGGTATTTTAAATATTATTCTAAGAAAAGGAAAAATAACGGGTTTTAATGGCTCTGTAAACCTTACTGTTGGAAACCCAGATATGGTTAGAGTTGCCCCAAACCTAAACTATCGTACAAAAAAAGTTAACTTATTCTCTAATATTGGCTATTCATATAGAAAAGGCCCAGGAAACTCTCAAACTTATTTCACCAATTTTAATAGTGATAATACTATTAAAAACTATAGAAATGAAGACAGGGTTTTTGATAGAAAAAACAAAAACTTCAATGCTTCTGTTGGTATGGAATATTACATAAATGATAACAGTTCTATTACTGGTAATTTTGTCTACAGAAAATCTAACGGAAATGATATTGCTACAAATATATCAACATTTGTTGATGAAAATAAAATTTTAACAGGAACTGAGACTCGTATAGAAAACGAAGACGAAAAAGGTACAGATAAACAATACTCCATAAACTACACCAATAAATTAAATAAAAGTGGCGAAAAATTAACCATCGATTTACAATACGGAGATAGTAACGAAATAGAAAAATCTCCTGTTTCAGTTAACGGAACGCTATCTGAAGACAATTCACAAATAACAAACTCTAAAGAAAAACTACTACAAATAGACTATGTATTGCCAATTGGAGAAAACAGTCAATTTGAAATAGGACATAAAGCTGCTTATCAAAATTTAGATTCTGATTTTAAAGTAAATATTTTAGATCCAAATAATAATTTCGATCCTTCAAATGCTATTACTTTTGATCAAAACATTTATGCTTTTTACACCCAGTATGGAAGTAAGATTAATAAGTTTTCTTATTTATTAGGGCTTAGAGCAGAAATAACAGATATCGATTTAGACGTATTAACTACTAATGAAAAATCTGATAAAAATTATACTGAATGGTTTCCTACCGTAAACCTTGGTTACGAACTAAACGACAATGAAAATCTTACTTTAGGTTATAGCAGGCGTTTAAGAAGACCACGTCACTGGTTTTTAAACCCTTTCGAAAGCAGAAGTTCTGCAACAAATGTATTTAGAGGTAATCCAGATTTAAACCCAACATTTACAAGTTCTTTCGATTTAGGCTACAACACAAAAATTAGAAAATTTAATTTAGGAGCTTCTTTATATTATAAATATTCTACGGATGTAATTCAAGGAGTATCTATTATAGAAGAAAGAAACGGAACCAATGTTTTTGTACGTCAGCCATTAAATTTAAATAATGAGAAGCGTTATGGATTTGAGTTTACTAGTAATTACAATCCAACAAAAAAAGTACGCTTATCGGCTAGTTTTAATTACTTTAAATTTAATACTGATGCTTTTTCATATACGCATACTGCACAAGATAATTCGCAAGTTACTACAAACTTAGCCGAGGTAAACGAAAGCAGTTGGTTTGCTCGTTTTAATGCTCGTATAACACTTCCTGCAAAAATAGAATGGCAAACACGTATAATGTATCGTGGACCACAAACAAATGCACAAAGCGATAGAAGCGGTATGTTTATGACAAACTTAGCTTTTAGTAAAGATATTTTAAAAGACAAAGCTTCATTGGTTTTAAATGTAAGCGATTTATTTAATTCTCGTAAACGAGAAAGCACTACGTATTATGGCGGTAGAGAAAACCCATCAACAATCTCTAACGGTGAATTTCAATGGCGTGAACGTCAAATATCATTAAGCTTCACCTATCGCTTTAATCAAAAGAAAAAAAGAGGAAGACCTCAAGGAGGAAGTCAAAATGATGGCGGAGGTGGTTTTGAAGGATAA
- a CDS encoding leucine-rich repeat domain-containing protein gives MKKQIFFVSVFLCFFFTSYSQNIDFIDPVFKNHLLSLPCNANGDGEITVQEAQNVGDLRFFRVEISDLTGIEHFVNLQSLHISFSKLKNINLSQNKKINFLRIESNPLLTNINLSQNNLLEDALLNFNNLTSIDVTNNTSLKYLGLINNKIASLNVSNNKRLEGLNVSGNLLTHIDIRNSAIKRLNFSNNPNIKKALLTDNVFSPLELNPGVTLPTFMSVNYSYCPKLEFICVDPVYVQEVENRKTATNYFGNYIVSTNCNVTSTCQIINFPDANLKTALLATSPAIDTDGDGEICIEEAEKLTNLSLHNKNINDASGIEYFKNLKLLFLSQNNLTSLNFTNNTKLEQLFIFHNNLTSLNIINNTKLEILHVNDNNLTNLNIDSNLSLKRLDATNNQLSVIDISNNVNLESLYLTNNKLKKLDITNNNSKLSEITISNNLISEIDIRNCLSASIDVNNNPNLEKTFLTGNHKFINTVFQGNLNFTYLGLSNCPKLNFICIDPSALNKMKQYTDNTLKLLNCTVSSNCTPTVPKFNDLLILSPNPTSSFLTLRPRDPSINGNAVVTVFKISGEIVKRVLVKFTSNTPEDEEISTPSNQSSEAPGADSGSVLVDVRDIPAGQYFLSVRNNLKLVTTQFIKL, from the coding sequence ATGAAAAAACAAATATTTTTTGTTAGTGTATTTTTATGCTTTTTTTTTACTTCTTATTCACAAAACATTGACTTTATTGATCCCGTTTTTAAAAACCATTTACTATCACTTCCATGTAACGCTAATGGAGATGGAGAAATAACAGTACAAGAAGCTCAAAATGTAGGTGATTTAAGATTTTTCAGAGTTGAAATATCAGATTTAACTGGTATAGAACACTTTGTAAACCTGCAAAGTCTTCATATAAGTTTTAGTAAACTAAAAAACATTAATCTTAGCCAAAACAAAAAAATAAACTTTCTAAGAATCGAAAGTAATCCTTTACTAACAAATATAAATCTTTCACAAAACAACTTATTAGAAGATGCCCTTTTAAATTTTAACAATCTTACTTCTATAGATGTTACAAACAATACCAGCTTAAAATATTTGGGTCTTATTAATAATAAAATTGCGAGTTTAAATGTTTCTAATAATAAACGACTTGAAGGTTTAAATGTTTCAGGTAATTTATTAACTCACATTGATATAAGAAACAGCGCTATAAAGCGTCTTAATTTTAGTAATAATCCTAATATTAAAAAAGCCCTTTTAACTGATAATGTATTTTCTCCACTAGAATTAAACCCAGGAGTTACACTTCCTACTTTTATGTCGGTAAATTATTCTTATTGTCCAAAATTAGAATTTATCTGTGTCGATCCCGTATACGTTCAAGAAGTCGAAAACAGAAAAACTGCTACAAATTATTTTGGAAATTATATCGTTAGCACTAATTGTAATGTAACATCAACTTGCCAAATCATCAATTTTCCTGATGCGAACTTAAAAACTGCTTTATTGGCAACTTCTCCCGCTATTGATACTGATGGTGATGGTGAAATCTGTATCGAAGAAGCTGAAAAACTCACGAATTTATCATTGCATAATAAAAATATAAATGACGCCTCTGGAATCGAATATTTTAAAAATCTAAAACTACTTTTTCTTTCTCAGAATAATTTAACCTCTTTAAATTTCACAAATAATACTAAATTAGAACAGTTATTTATCTTTCATAATAATTTAACCTCTTTAAATATTATAAATAATACTAAACTAGAAATATTACATGTAAATGATAATAATTTAACAAATTTAAATATTGATAGTAATTTGTCATTAAAACGGCTGGATGCTACTAATAATCAACTTTCGGTTATTGACATTAGCAATAATGTTAATTTAGAATCACTATATCTTACTAATAATAAATTAAAAAAACTTGACATTACTAACAATAACAGTAAACTAAGCGAAATAACAATAAGTAATAATCTAATATCAGAAATAGATATTAGAAACTGTTTATCTGCATCAATAGATGTAAATAATAACCCAAATTTAGAAAAAACTTTTCTTACTGGTAATCATAAATTTATAAATACAGTATTTCAAGGAAACTTAAATTTCACTTATTTAGGTTTAAGTAACTGCCCAAAATTAAACTTTATATGTATAGACCCTTCTGCTTTAAATAAAATGAAACAATATACAGACAATACATTAAAACTTTTAAATTGTACGGTAAGTAGTAATTGTACTCCAACTGTTCCTAAATTTAATGATCTCTTAATATTATCTCCTAATCCAACTAGCTCTTTTTTGACTTTAAGACCAAGAGACCCATCAATTAATGGAAATGCAGTTGTAACAGTTTTTAAAATCTCTGGTGAAATTGTAAAAAGAGTGCTTGTTAAATTCACTAGTAATACTCCAGAAGACGAAGAAATTAGTACTCCTTCTAACCAATCATCAGAAGCTCCTGGAGCAGATTCCGGATCTGTTTTAGTAGACGTAAGAGACATACCTGCCGGACAATACTTTTTAAGTGTACGAAACAATCTAAAACTTGTAACTACTCAGTTTATTAAGCTGTAA
- the fumC gene encoding class II fumarate hydratase: protein MTKFRIEKDTMGNVEVPADKYWGAQTERSRNNFKIGPSGSMPLEIVYGFAYLKKAAAYTNAELGVLATEKRDLIAKVCDEILTGKHDDQFPLVIWQTGSGTQSNMNCNEVIANRAHEIAGKVIGEGEKTIQPNDDVNKSQSSNDTFPTGMHIAAYKKIVEVTIPGVEQLRDTLKAKSEAFKDVVKIGRTHLMDATPLTLGQEFSGYVAQLNFGLKALKNSLEHLSQLALGGTAVGTGLNTPAGYDVLVAKYIAEFTGLPFITAENKFEALAAHDAFVETHGSLKQLAVSINKIANDIRMMASGPRSGIGELIIPANEPGSSIMPGKVNPTQAEAITMVCAQVMGNDVAVTVGGTQGHYELNVFKPMMAANVLQSAQLIGDACVSFDVNCAAGIEPNHGRITELVNNSLMLVTALNTKIGYYKAAEIANTAHANGTTLKVEAVRLGYVTEAEYDEWVKPENMTGGLK from the coding sequence ATGACAAAGTTCAGAATCGAAAAAGACACAATGGGGAACGTTGAAGTTCCTGCTGATAAATATTGGGGAGCCCAAACAGAACGCTCTCGTAACAACTTTAAAATAGGTCCTTCAGGCTCTATGCCTTTAGAAATAGTTTACGGTTTTGCTTATCTTAAAAAAGCTGCTGCCTACACAAATGCCGAATTAGGTGTTTTAGCTACTGAAAAAAGAGATTTAATTGCAAAAGTTTGTGATGAAATTTTAACAGGTAAGCACGATGATCAGTTTCCTTTAGTTATATGGCAAACAGGTTCTGGTACACAATCTAACATGAACTGTAATGAAGTTATAGCTAACAGAGCGCATGAAATTGCTGGAAAAGTAATTGGTGAAGGTGAAAAAACTATTCAACCAAATGATGATGTAAACAAATCGCAATCATCTAACGATACCTTTCCTACAGGAATGCATATTGCTGCTTACAAGAAAATTGTAGAAGTAACAATTCCTGGAGTTGAGCAATTACGTGATACATTAAAAGCAAAATCAGAAGCTTTTAAAGATGTTGTAAAAATAGGTCGTACGCATTTAATGGATGCTACTCCCCTAACCTTAGGTCAAGAATTTTCTGGTTATGTAGCACAATTAAACTTCGGTTTAAAAGCATTAAAAAATTCATTAGAACATTTATCTCAATTAGCTTTAGGTGGTACTGCTGTTGGTACAGGATTAAATACTCCAGCTGGTTACGATGTTTTAGTTGCTAAGTACATTGCAGAATTTACAGGTTTACCATTTATAACTGCCGAGAATAAATTTGAAGCCTTAGCTGCACATGATGCATTTGTTGAAACACATGGTTCTTTAAAGCAATTAGCGGTTTCTATTAATAAAATAGCAAATGATATTCGTATGATGGCTTCAGGGCCACGTTCTGGTATTGGCGAATTAATTATTCCTGCAAACGAACCAGGTTCTTCTATAATGCCAGGAAAAGTAAATCCTACGCAAGCAGAGGCAATTACTATGGTTTGTGCACAAGTTATGGGTAACGATGTTGCTGTTACCGTTGGTGGTACACAAGGTCATTACGAATTAAATGTATTTAAGCCAATGATGGCGGCAAACGTATTACAATCGGCTCAATTAATTGGAGATGCTTGTGTATCTTTTGATGTTAATTGTGCTGCTGGTATTGAGCCAAATCACGGTAGAATTACTGAGTTAGTAAACAACTCGTTAATGTTAGTTACTGCCTTAAATACCAAAATCGGATATTATAAAGCTGCGGAAATTGCAAACACAGCCCATGCAAACGGAACTACTTTAAAAGTAGAAGCTGTTCGTTTAGGTTATGTTACCGAAGCTGAATATGACGAATGGGTAAAACCTGAAAACATGACTGGCGGATTGAAGTAA